A region of the Roseovarius nanhaiticus genome:
ACGCTGGATGTGATGGCGGGGCTGGCGGCGCATGCCGTGGCCGTCCTGCCCGCCCTTGCCGATCTGCGCGTGATCCGCTCATGGGGCGCGCTGCGGGTCATGTCGCCGGATGGATTTCCCGTCTATGCGCGCTCGGCCACTTGTCCCGGCGCGTTTCTGGTCACCTGTCACAGCGGCATCACGCTTGCGCCGCTGCATGCGGCCGTTCTGCCCGGCTGGATCGAAGGGCGCAGCGATGCACCGGAACTGGAGGCATTCGATGAACGTCGTTTCGCGCTTTCAAGCGCCGCCTGAGGCGGGCGCGCGGGTCAGCTTCGATTTCGAGGGCACGCCCGTCACCGCGCCCGCTGGCGCATCCGTGGCCGCCGCCCTGCTGGCGCAGTCCGGCGCATTCACCCGGCAGACCGCGAGCGGCGCGCCGCGCGCGCCCTATTGCATGATGGGCGTGTGTTTCGAGTGCCTGGTGGAGGTGGACGGCAGGTCCAACGTGCAGGCCTGCCTGACACCCGTGCGCGAGGGCATGCGCGTCAGGCGCCAGATCGGCCTGCGCGGGCTGGCCGGGGAGGGCGCAGGATGACGCACCCCGATATCATCATCATCGGAGCGGGACCCGCCGGTATGACGGCGGCCCGCATCGCCGCCGAGGGCGGTCTGCAGGTTCTGCTGCTGGATGAGCAGCCGCGCGCCGGGGGGCAGATCTTCCGCGACGCGGCGCAAAACGGCGATCGCCGCGCCTGGCTGGGCCAGGAGTACCGGGCGGGCGCCGCGCTTGCCCTGGCGCTGGATCATCCGCATATCGACCACCGCCCCGGCGCCCGCGTCTGGCGGATCGAGGCCGGTCCGCGCGTCGTCTGGTCGAATGGCGAGGCCAGCCATGTCGCCGCCGCGCCGCATGTCCTCATTGCCAGCGGCGCGCAGGAGCGGCCCGTGCCGTTTCCGGGCTGGACGCTTCCGGGTGTCATGACCGCCGGCGCGGCGCAGATCCTGATGAAGACGTCGGGCATGCTGCCGCGGCGCGCAGTTCTGGCGGGGTCGGGGCCCTTGCTCTATCTGGTGGCGGCGCAGATGATCGCTGCGGGCTGCCCGCCCCTGGCGCTGGTCGAGACGCAGAGCCTGCCCATGCTGCTGCGCGCGGCGCCGCACTTGCCAAAAGCGCTCTTTGGCGCGAAAACGCTTGTGAAGGGGCTTGGCCTGCTGGCCAGGATTCGCGCGGCGGGCGTGCCGCGCCATACTGGCGCCTCGAACTTCTGCGCCAGCGAGGATCAAGATGGCAGGATCGCGTTCAGGTTTCAAGCCAAGGGGCGCGCGCAGCGCATCGCCTGTGACCTTTTGCTGACGCATCAGGGCGTGATCCCATCGACCCATATCAGCCGATCTGCCGGAATCGATCATGCGTGGAGCCGCGCGCAGGTCGCGTTTCAGCCTGTCTGCGATGACTGGGGCCGCACCGGGCGGGACGGGCTTTATGTTGCCGGCGATGGCGCCGGGATCGGCGGCGCGGATGCGGCGGCGGCGGCGGGCGAGATGGCCGCGCTGGACATATTGCGCAGCAGCGGCCGCATCAGCGAGGATGCGCGCGACCAGCGATCGGCGCCTGCGCGCGCGGCGCTGTTTCGGGCGCGCGCCATCCGGCCCTTTCTGGATGCCGCCTACAGCCCGCCCGCCGACATCCTGTCGCCCCCCGACGAGACCATCGTGTGCCGCTGCGAGGAGCTGAGCGCAGGCGCAATCCGGCAGGGCATCGCCGAAGGCGCAGGCGGCCCGCGCCAGATCAAGACGGCGCTGCGCGCGGGCATGGGCCCTTGCCAAGGCCGCATGTGCGAGGGCACCATACGCGGCATCCTTGCAAATGGCGACGCATCCGAAATGGCGCGCATCGATCCACCCAGGGCGCGCACGCCGGTCACGCCGGTCCGCCTCGGAGAATTGGCCACCCTGAAAACCCGACTGGAGCAAAGCGCATGAGCGATCCCGCCGCATTGAAGGTCAAGGACCTCCACAAGAGCTTTGGCGCACATGACGTCATCAAGGGTGTCTCGCTCGAGGCGCAAAAGGGCGAGGTGATCGCGATCCTCGGCGCGTCCGGTTCGGGCAAAAGCACGTTCCTGCGCTGCATCAACCTGCTGGAGACCCCCAATTCTGGCGAGGTTTGGCTGGCTGGCGAGCAAATGCGGATGACACGCAACCGCCGCGGCGAGACGGTGCCCGAGGATATCCGCCAGGTCGAGCGGATGCGCGCGAAGCTGGCCATGGTGTTCCAGGGCTTCAACCTTTGGTCGCACATGACGGTCATGGAGAATGTCCTCGAAGGGCCGCTCTATGTGCAAAAGACGCCGAAGGCCGAGGCCCGCGAAAAGGCGGCGGCTTTGCTGGAGAAGGTCGGCCTGTCGGACCGCGCTGACTATTACCCCGCGCATTTGTCGGGCGGCCAGCAGCAGCGCGTGGCGATCGCGCGCGCGCTGGCGATGGACCCCGATGTGATGCTCTTCGACGAGCCGACCTCGGCGCTCGATCCCGAATTGGTGGGCGAGGTGCTGAGCGTGATGCGCGATCTGGCCGATGAGGGCCGCACGATGCTGGTGGTCACGCATGAGATGGGCTTTGCCCGCGACGTGTCGTCCAAGACCGTGTTCCTGCACCAGGGCGAGGTCTGCGAGCAGGGCCCGCCCGCGCAACTCTTTTCCAACCCGGAAACGCCTGAATTTCAGGCGTTTCTATCCCGCATGAACTGACCCTGACGAACACAGCAAAAGGATATTCCAATGTTTCGCAGAACCCTGATGACCACCGCCGCCGCAGCCGCCCTGGGGCTGATGGCACTCCCCGTCGCCGCGCAGGATACTCTGCGCATCGGCGTCGAGGGCGCCTATCCTCCGTTCTCGTCCAAAGAGGCGGACGGCACGTTGGTTGGCTTCGACATCGAGATCGCGCAGGCGCTCTGCGCCGAGATGCAGCGCGAATGCGAGCTGGTCGAGCAGGAATGGGACGGCATGATCCCCGCGCTCAAGGCGCGCAAGTTCGATGCCATCGTCGCGTCCATGTCGATCACCGAAGAGCGCAAGCGCCAGATCGACTTCTCGGACAAGTATTACCAGACACCCGCGCGCATCGTCGCGCCGAAGGATGCGGATTTCGAAGGCACGCCCGAGGGCCTGGCCGGCAAGCGCATCGGCGTTCAGCGCGGCGCGACGCATCAGTGCTACGCCGAAAAGACGTTCCCCGATGCCGAGATCGTCCTTTACGGCACGCAAGAAGAGGTGTTCCGTGACCTGGCCCTGGGCCGCATCGACGTGCAGCTCTCGGACAGCATGATCGCGCAAGAGGCGTTTCTGGCCAAGGAAGAGGGCGCCGATTACGCCTTTCTCGGCGGCGATCACAACGATCTGGAATGCTATGGCGAGGGCGTCGGGATTGCCGTGCGCCAGGGCGAGGAAGAGCTGAAGCAGGCGCTGAGCGATGCCATTCTGGCGATCCGCGAGGACGGCACCTATGCGCAGATCAACGACAAGTATTTCCCCTTCGACATTTACGGCGCTCGCCCCGAGGGCCGGTAAACCACCCGCCGGAGCGGCCCCCGTGCCGCTCCGGCCACCCATGACCCCGAAGGACGCGCGATGGACCTCATACTGGAATATCGATCCCAGCTGATCGACGGCACGTTGATGACGATCCAGCTGGCGCTGTCATCGCTGGCAATCGCGCTGGTCTTTGGCCTGCTGGGCGCCTGGGCCAAACTTTCGGCCAGCCGCGCGGCCCGGCGCATTGCGGGGCTTTATACGACGGTCGTGCGCGGCGTGCCCGATCTGGTGCTGATCCTGCTGGTCTTTTTCGGCGGTCAGGTGACGCTGAACAATATCGGCGCCGCCACGGGCCTTTGGGGCTATATCGAGGTCAGCCAGTTCGCCGCCGGCGCCTGCACCATCGGCGTCATTTTCGGCGCCTATTTCACCGAGACATTTCGCGGCGCCATCATGGCCATCCCGCGCGGCCAGATCGAGGCCGGCATCAGCTGCGGCATGCCCAGATCGCTGATCTTTCGCCATATCATCTGGCCCCAGATGGTGCGTTTCGCGCTGCCCGGTTTCACCAATAACTGGCTGGTCCAGCTGAAAACGACGGCGCTCGTCTCGGTGATCGGGTTGCAGGATCTGGTTTACAATGCCTTCACCGCGGGCCGCTCCACCGGGCAGCTTTTTACGTTTATGGCGGCCGCTTTTGTCATCTATTTGGCGCTGACCGGGATCTCGGATCTGGTCCTGCGCGCGGTCGAGCGGCGCTATAGCCGCGGTGTGGTGAGGGCATAACGATGGAAGCGCTGCTGGACTTCATCCCCCTCGATATCGCGCTCATCGCCGAGAATTTCGACCGGTTCCTTTATGGCGTGTGGACCACGCTGAACCTGACCTTTCTGGCGCTGCTTCTGGGCGGGCTGCTGGCGATACCGATGGCGATCGCGCGGGCCTCCGCGCATCCGGTCTTTAACCCTCTGGTCCAGACCTACACCTATGTCTTTCGCGGCACGCCGCTGTTGGTGCAGACCTACCTGATCTATTACGGCGTCGGCCAGTTCGAGGTGATCCGCGAAAGTTTCCTGTGGGATCCGATCCTGTCATCGGCCTGGTGGTGCGCGCTGATCGCCTTCACGCTCAACACCGCCGCCTACACGACCGAGCTGTTGCGCGGCGCCATCGCCGACACGCCCAAGGGCGAGGTCGAGGCCGCCATCGCGACAGGCCATTCCTATCGCAGCCGCATGCGCCGCATCATCCTGCCATCGGCCTTTCGCCGCGCGATCCCCGCCTATTCCAACGAGGTGATCTTCATGCTGCATGGCTCGGTTATCGCCAGTACGATCACGCTGCAGGATATTCTGGGCGTCGGGCGCTGGCTGAACGGGCGCTATTACCTTGCCTATGAGGGGTTCATCACTGCTGCGGTCCTTTATTTTCTGATCGTTCTGTGCATCGCATGGGCCTTCCGCTGGTTCGAGCGGCGCTATCTGCGCCACTTGGCCACCCGGCAAACCACCGCAGTTCCCACCGCCGATCCGGCGGCCTGACCCTAAGGAGACCTATCCATGATCGAACGTATCGAAACCGGCCCGCGCATGAGCCGCATCGTCAAACATTCGGGCACTGTCTACCTCTGTGGGCAGGTCGGCAGCGGCGCGGATGTCGCCGAGCAGACGCGCGATTGCCTTGCGCGTGTCGATGCCCTTCTGGCCAAGGCCGGCTCGTCACGCGAGCACATTTTGCAGGCCATCGTGTGGCTGGCCGATATGTCGGATTTCGATGCGATGAACGAGGTGTGGGACGCGTGGGTGCCCGAAGGTCACGCACCGGCCCGCGCCTGCGGTGAGGCAAAGCTGGCGAATGCGGACCTGCTCGTCGAGGTCATCGTGACGGCGGCGGTGCGCGACTGACGCTAAGGTCGGGCCTGCGGGCAGTGGGCCAACGCGCTGTGTCAGCGGGCCGCCGTGACAGCGGCGGGCTTTCCTGAAGTCGCTCGATGATCCCGCATCCGATCCGGGTGTGGGATATTCGGTTGCTCAGCCGGGCAATCCTGCGCATCTTGACGTTGGCTATCGTAACCATTCGGATGCAAAATGAGGCGGGGATAAACATTCGATATCGCGCAATAATTCAGAAGTGATATCGAGCCCTTTGACAAGGTTTCGGCATGACAAAAAGTGCCGCTGCGCCATCCGCAAAAGGAGACTCCCATGACCAGATCCGTCGTCATCGCCTCAGGCGTTCGCACCGCCATCGGAACGTTCGGCGGTGCGCTATCGGGGCATAGCCCATGCGATCTGGGCGCCGCCGTGGCTGCCGAGGCCATTGCGCGCGCCGGGGTCGAGCCGGGCGATGTGCAGCAAACCGTGCTGGGCAATGTTCTGCACACCCAGCCCGAAGATATGTATATCAGCCGCGTCGTCGCCATGCGCGCAGGCGTGCCCGAGACCTCCCCGGCGCTGACGCTGAACCGGCTTTGCGGCTCGGGCCTGCAGGCGGTGGTGACCGCAGCCGAGCAGATCGTGCTCGGCAATGCCGATATCACGCTGGCCGGCGGCGCCGAGAGCATGAGCCGCGCGGGCCATTTGCTGACCCAGGCGCGCCACGGCGCCAAGATGGGCGACGTGCGTGCCGTGGACATGATGATCGGCGGTCTCACAGATCCGTTCGGCAATGGCCATATGGGCGTGACCGCCGAAAACATCGCGGCCCGGCATGGCATCGACCGCGCCGCGCAGGACGCCTTCGCCCTCGAATCGCACCGCCGCGCTGCTGCCGCGATTGCCGAAGGCCGGTTTGCCGATCAAATCCTGCCGCTGACGGTCAAGCAGGGCCGCAACGAGATCACATTCGACACCGATGAGCATGTGCGCAGTGATCTGACGCCCGAGCGTCTGTCGGGCCTGCGCCCCGCCTTCGCCAAAGAGGGCAGCGTCACCGCGGGCAACGCTAGCGGCATCAACGACGGCGCCGCCGCGCTGGTGCTAATGGAGGAAGGCGCGGCTGAGGGCAGGGGCGCCAAGCCGCTCGCTCGCATCGTTTCCTACGGCCTTGGCGGCGTTGCGCCGGAAATCATGGGCATGGGCCCGGTGCCCGCGACGCGTCAGGCGCTGGCGCGCGCGGGGCTGCGTGTGAGCGATCTCGACGTGATCGAGAGCAACGAGGCTTTTGCCGCGCAGGCCTGCGCGGTAACGGCGGAGCTGGGCTTTGATCCGGCTCGCGTCAATCCCAATGGCGGCGCCGTTGCCTTGGGCCATCCTATCGGCGCATCGGGCGCGATCATCCTGGTCAAATTGCTGCATGAATTGCAGCGCGGTGGCGGCCGTTACGGCCTTGCCACCATGTGCATCGGCGGCGGGCAGGGCATCGCGGTCGTCGTCGAGCGCATGGCATGAGGTGCCAGCGCGCCGCGCCCTAGAAAATCTTGCGCGCGACCCGCTGGGCGATGTTTATGAAATGGCGCACATGCACGCCCTGCTCGTCCAGTCGGTAATTCACCGACAGGGCAGTCTGCGCCAAATCCGGCTCGATCCGCAGGAACTTGATCCCGTTGCGCTTGGCATTGCCGACCGAGGCGGGAACGATGCAGACGCCTTCGCCAATGGCCACGAGGCTGAGCGCGGTCTGAAGGTCCATGGTAAAGACGCGGTTGCGGATCTCGACCCCCTTGGCCGCGCAGGCGTCCAGAACGAAATCTGCGTAGCTGGGGCGCGGATATTCGGGATAAAGGATCATGTTGTACTGGGCGATCTGCGCAAGGCTGGC
Encoded here:
- a CDS encoding NAD(P)/FAD-dependent oxidoreductase, whose protein sequence is MTHPDIIIIGAGPAGMTAARIAAEGGLQVLLLDEQPRAGGQIFRDAAQNGDRRAWLGQEYRAGAALALALDHPHIDHRPGARVWRIEAGPRVVWSNGEASHVAAAPHVLIASGAQERPVPFPGWTLPGVMTAGAAQILMKTSGMLPRRAVLAGSGPLLYLVAAQMIAAGCPPLALVETQSLPMLLRAAPHLPKALFGAKTLVKGLGLLARIRAAGVPRHTGASNFCASEDQDGRIAFRFQAKGRAQRIACDLLLTHQGVIPSTHISRSAGIDHAWSRAQVAFQPVCDDWGRTGRDGLYVAGDGAGIGGADAAAAAGEMAALDILRSSGRISEDARDQRSAPARAALFRARAIRPFLDAAYSPPADILSPPDETIVCRCEELSAGAIRQGIAEGAGGPRQIKTALRAGMGPCQGRMCEGTIRGILANGDASEMARIDPPRARTPVTPVRLGELATLKTRLEQSA
- the bktB gene encoding beta-ketothiolase BktB, coding for MTRSVVIASGVRTAIGTFGGALSGHSPCDLGAAVAAEAIARAGVEPGDVQQTVLGNVLHTQPEDMYISRVVAMRAGVPETSPALTLNRLCGSGLQAVVTAAEQIVLGNADITLAGGAESMSRAGHLLTQARHGAKMGDVRAVDMMIGGLTDPFGNGHMGVTAENIAARHGIDRAAQDAFALESHRRAAAAIAEGRFADQILPLTVKQGRNEITFDTDEHVRSDLTPERLSGLRPAFAKEGSVTAGNASGINDGAAALVLMEEGAAEGRGAKPLARIVSYGLGGVAPEIMGMGPVPATRQALARAGLRVSDLDVIESNEAFAAQACAVTAELGFDPARVNPNGGAVALGHPIGASGAIILVKLLHELQRGGGRYGLATMCIGGGQGIAVVVERMA
- a CDS encoding ABC transporter permease — encoded protein: MDLILEYRSQLIDGTLMTIQLALSSLAIALVFGLLGAWAKLSASRAARRIAGLYTTVVRGVPDLVLILLVFFGGQVTLNNIGAATGLWGYIEVSQFAAGACTIGVIFGAYFTETFRGAIMAIPRGQIEAGISCGMPRSLIFRHIIWPQMVRFALPGFTNNWLVQLKTTALVSVIGLQDLVYNAFTAGRSTGQLFTFMAAAFVIYLALTGISDLVLRAVERRYSRGVVRA
- a CDS encoding ABC transporter permease, with product MEALLDFIPLDIALIAENFDRFLYGVWTTLNLTFLALLLGGLLAIPMAIARASAHPVFNPLVQTYTYVFRGTPLLVQTYLIYYGVGQFEVIRESFLWDPILSSAWWCALIAFTLNTAAYTTELLRGAIADTPKGEVEAAIATGHSYRSRMRRIILPSAFRRAIPAYSNEVIFMLHGSVIASTITLQDILGVGRWLNGRYYLAYEGFITAAVLYFLIVLCIAWAFRWFERRYLRHLATRQTTAVPTADPAA
- a CDS encoding (2Fe-2S)-binding protein; translation: MNVVSRFQAPPEAGARVSFDFEGTPVTAPAGASVAAALLAQSGAFTRQTASGAPRAPYCMMGVCFECLVEVDGRSNVQACLTPVREGMRVRRQIGLRGLAGEGAG
- a CDS encoding RidA family protein; amino-acid sequence: MIERIETGPRMSRIVKHSGTVYLCGQVGSGADVAEQTRDCLARVDALLAKAGSSREHILQAIVWLADMSDFDAMNEVWDAWVPEGHAPARACGEAKLANADLLVEVIVTAAVRD
- a CDS encoding ABC transporter ATP-binding protein, translated to MSDPAALKVKDLHKSFGAHDVIKGVSLEAQKGEVIAILGASGSGKSTFLRCINLLETPNSGEVWLAGEQMRMTRNRRGETVPEDIRQVERMRAKLAMVFQGFNLWSHMTVMENVLEGPLYVQKTPKAEAREKAAALLEKVGLSDRADYYPAHLSGGQQQRVAIARALAMDPDVMLFDEPTSALDPELVGEVLSVMRDLADEGRTMLVVTHEMGFARDVSSKTVFLHQGEVCEQGPPAQLFSNPETPEFQAFLSRMN
- a CDS encoding ABC transporter substrate-binding protein → MFRRTLMTTAAAAALGLMALPVAAQDTLRIGVEGAYPPFSSKEADGTLVGFDIEIAQALCAEMQRECELVEQEWDGMIPALKARKFDAIVASMSITEERKRQIDFSDKYYQTPARIVAPKDADFEGTPEGLAGKRIGVQRGATHQCYAEKTFPDAEIVLYGTQEEVFRDLALGRIDVQLSDSMIAQEAFLAKEEGADYAFLGGDHNDLECYGEGVGIAVRQGEEELKQALSDAILAIREDGTYAQINDKYFPFDIYGARPEGR